In a single window of the Diachasmimorpha longicaudata isolate KC_UGA_2023 unplaced genomic scaffold, iyDiaLong2 ctg00000068.1, whole genome shotgun sequence genome:
- the LOC135171634 gene encoding G-box-binding factor-like isoform X1, with translation MFDMSLDLISDFLNDPDFNDNPIELDQRSAPPLPASPPPPPPPPPPPPPPIMADDQQPPNIQQPQQPQHLQQYDQQLQHPHQPQQLQQQSSQLEQQPPDIQQDQHSPAQSHQYHLQPQQPQNPQQPQEPQHQPQQPQQPSQYDIHDLFGNINERMDVLEQLFVGNYNRVNEQRRGGSRGNRGGNRGNRGGNASNRGGTGGYGAGGRSQRGRLDGWNVGNGQAKENGRRRRAGQNLDHRNAIFSYKDLRVVPRRNCFFDGSQRFIHGFILNSSFRIL, from the exons ATGTTCGATATGTCGCTGGATCTCATTAGTGATTTTCTTAACGATCCAGATTTCAACGACAATCCA aTTGAGTTGGATCAACGCTCAGCCCCGCCTCTACCTgcatcaccaccaccaccaccaccaccaccaccaccaccaccaccaccaataATGGCTGACGACCAGCAACCACCCAATATCCAGCAGCCTCAGCAGCCCCAACACCTCCAACAATATGACCAACAGCTGCAGCATCCTCACCAGCCCCAACAGCTTCAGCAACAATCCTCACAGCTAGAGCAACAACCACCCGATATACAACAAGATCAACATTCACCCGCACAGTCCCACCAGTATCACCTACAACCCCAACAACCTCAGAATCCTCAGCAGCCCCAAGAGCCTCAACACCAACCTCAACAGCCTCAGCAGCCATCCCAGTACGATATCCAtgatctctttggaaatattaatgAACGCATGGATGTCTTGGAACAATTGTTTGTTGGCAATTACAATCGTGTGAATGAGCAACGTAGAGGAGGTAGTCGAGGTAACAGAGGGGGTAATCGAGGTAATAGAGGCGGTAATGCAAGTAACAGAGGAGGCACAGGTGGCTATGGAGCAGGTGGAAGGAGTCAACGGGGGCGACTAGATGGATGGAACGTGGGAAATGGACAGGCGAAAGAGAATGGTAGGAGACGAAGAGCTGGGCAAAACCTTGATCATCGTAACGCGAT ATTTTCCTATAAGGACTTGAGAGTAGTCCCTCGTCGAAACTGTTTTTTCGACGGTTCACAAAg ATTCATCCATGGATTCATTCTGAATTCTTCATTCAGGATTCTGTGA
- the LOC135171634 gene encoding G-box-binding factor-like isoform X2 has translation MADDQQPPNIQQPQQPQHLQQYDQQLQHPHQPQQLQQQSSQLEQQPPDIQQDQHSPAQSHQYHLQPQQPQNPQQPQEPQHQPQQPQQPSQYDIHDLFGNINERMDVLEQLFVGNYNRVNEQRRGGSRGNRGGNRGNRGGNASNRGGTGGYGAGGRSQRGRLDGWNVGNGQAKENGRRRRAGQNLDHRNAIFSYKDLRVVPRRNCFFDGSQRFIHGFILNSSFRIL, from the exons ATGGCTGACGACCAGCAACCACCCAATATCCAGCAGCCTCAGCAGCCCCAACACCTCCAACAATATGACCAACAGCTGCAGCATCCTCACCAGCCCCAACAGCTTCAGCAACAATCCTCACAGCTAGAGCAACAACCACCCGATATACAACAAGATCAACATTCACCCGCACAGTCCCACCAGTATCACCTACAACCCCAACAACCTCAGAATCCTCAGCAGCCCCAAGAGCCTCAACACCAACCTCAACAGCCTCAGCAGCCATCCCAGTACGATATCCAtgatctctttggaaatattaatgAACGCATGGATGTCTTGGAACAATTGTTTGTTGGCAATTACAATCGTGTGAATGAGCAACGTAGAGGAGGTAGTCGAGGTAACAGAGGGGGTAATCGAGGTAATAGAGGCGGTAATGCAAGTAACAGAGGAGGCACAGGTGGCTATGGAGCAGGTGGAAGGAGTCAACGGGGGCGACTAGATGGATGGAACGTGGGAAATGGACAGGCGAAAGAGAATGGTAGGAGACGAAGAGCTGGGCAAAACCTTGATCATCGTAACGCGAT ATTTTCCTATAAGGACTTGAGAGTAGTCCCTCGTCGAAACTGTTTTTTCGACGGTTCACAAAg ATTCATCCATGGATTCATTCTGAATTCTTCATTCAGGATTCTGTGA